One genomic window of Medicago truncatula cultivar Jemalong A17 chromosome 1, MtrunA17r5.0-ANR, whole genome shotgun sequence includes the following:
- the LOC25480539 gene encoding 3,9-dihydroxypterocarpan 6A-monooxygenase: MFQLQSHLNHHILLPKISSMAEMQYYIQLFFVLVISTVAIQTLLTRKKNKKHLTPPSPLALPIFGHFHLMSKLLPAHQSFHKLSIQYGPIMKLFLGSVPCIVISSPEIAKEFLKTHETFFSNRLINYAIDYLSYGSQDFMFAPYGEYWKFMKKICMSELLGGRTIDQFRPLRQQETVRFLRLLQKKGEAGEAVDVSGLLLNLTNRIITRMTMSKTFNENDSNVEDLRNMVHDFSELAGKFSMLEYIWFCKNLHRYRISKRLKGMQKRMETMMEMAIRDRQKERKKIKENSEGSHVRDLLDILLEIHENNNTEIGIKLNKENVTSFIVDIFLAGTDTSSTTIEWGLAELINNPRVMAKAREEIDSVTGKSRLIQESDLPNLPYLQAILKETLRLHPTVPLVVRESSENCNVCGFEIPRKTILFVNLWSMGRDPKLWENPYEFKPERFMSEENKFDVRGQNFQLMPFGTGRRGCPGASLALQAVPTNLAAMIQCFEWKVGGDGTVNMEEKPSTTLPRAHPLICVPIPRFHSFPFGE; the protein is encoded by the exons ATGTTTCAACTTCAAAGCCACCTAAATCACCATATTTTACTTCCAAAAATTTCAAGTATGGCTGAAATGCAATACTAtatccaacttttttttgttttggtaataTCCACCGTTGCAATTCAAACCCTACTTACTagaaagaagaacaaaaaacatCTTACACCACCAAGCCCTCTTGCCTTACCTATCTTTGGACATTTTCACCTTATGTCTAAGTTACTACCAGCTCACCAAAGTTTTCACAAGCTTTCAATTCAATATGGACCCATAATGAAACTCTTTCTAGGCTCTGTGCCTTGTATAGTAATTTCTAGTCCGGAAATAGCCAAGGAGTTTCTTAAAACACACGAAACTTTCTTCTCGAATCGTTTAATAAACTACGCTATTGACTACTTATCATATGGCTCACAGGATTTCATGTTTGCGCCTTATGGTGAATATTGGAAGTTCATGAAAAAGATATGCATGTCAGAGCTTCTTGGTGGAAGAACTATTGATCAATTCCGTCCGTTGAGGCAACAAGAGACCGTGCGGTTTCTTAGACTTCTGCAGAAGAAAGGGGAAGCCGGCGAAGCTGTTGATGTCAGTGGCTTGCTCTTGAATCTCACGAATAGAATCATAACAAGGATGACCATGAGTAAAACTTTTAATGAAAATGATAGTAATGTTGAAGACCTTAGGAACATGGTTCATGATTTTTCAGAACTTGCAGGGAAGTTTAGTATGTTAGAATATATTTGGTTTTGTAAGAATTTGCATAGGTATAGAATTTCCAAAAGGCTTAAAGGGATGCAGAAAAGGATGGAAACAATGATGGAGATGGCGATAAGGGACCGTCAAAAGGAaaggaagaaaataaaggaaaacagTGAAGGTTCTCATGTTAGGGATCTTCTtgatattttgttggaaattcATGAGAACAATAACACTGAGATTGGGATCAAGTTAAACAAGGAGAATGTCACGAGTTTCATCGTT GACATATTTTTAGCAGGAACAGACACATCTTCGACAACAATCGAATGGGGTCTAGCAGAGTTAATAAACAACCCACGGGTGATGGCGAAAGCAAGGGAAGAGATTGATTCAGTAACAGGAAAGAGTAGATTAATACAAGAGTCCGATCTTCCCAATCTTCCATATTTGCAAGCTATACTCAAAGAAACATTAAGACTTCACCCTACAGTACCATTAGTGGTAAGAGAATCATCTGAGAATTGTAATGTTTGTGGGTTTGAGATTCCAAGgaaaactattttatttgttaatttgtggTCAATGGGAAGGGACCCAAAATTGTGGGAGAATCCATATGAGTTTAAACCGGAGAGGTTTATGAGTGAAGAGAATAAGTTTGATGTGAGGGGACAAAATTTCCAACTTATGCCATTCGGAACTGGAAGACGGGGTTGCCCCGGTGCCTCATTAGCACTTCAAGCTGTTCCAACAAATCTTGCTGCAATGATTCAGTGTTTTGAATGGAAAGTTGGTGGTGATGGAACAGTTAACATGGAAGAGAAACCTTCAACCACCCTTCCAAGGGCTCATCCTTTGATATGTGTCCCTATTCCTCGTTTTCATAGCTTTCCTTTTGGGGAATAG